The Elephas maximus indicus isolate mEleMax1 chromosome 19, mEleMax1 primary haplotype, whole genome shotgun sequence genome contains a region encoding:
- the LOC126062635 gene encoding basic salivary proline-rich protein 1-like: MVGRPPGKTEGPPRKNGCPRRKTTGSPKNTGGPPRKTGGPPRKTGGPPRKSGGPPRKTGRPPRKSGRPPRKTGHLPWKTGCPPRKNGRPRRKTTVSPKNTRGPPRKTGDCPRKTRGSPKKTEALQEDERPSKTGGPARKTGGSPRKTKRSPRKTGGPPGKIGSPPRKTGDPLRKKGALLRKMGGPSWKTGAPPRKKEGPPKKTGGPPRKTEGAAGVIGHPPGMMGCPPGETGGPPRKMEALQGRRDALQGRQEVLQERREALQGGRDALEGRRDTLQRRFEALQVEGRLSKEDERPSKEDERPSREDGRPSGKTGGPPGKAGGPPRKTGGPPGKTGGPPGKKGSPPRKMGGPPRKTGGLPWKTGGPPKKTGGPPRVMGRHTGMMGRHTRMMGHPPGKTGGPPRKTRRPPGTMGCPPS, encoded by the coding sequence ATGGTGGGACGCCCTCCCGGGAAGACGGAAGGCCCTCCAAGGAAGAATGGATGCCCTCGAAGGAAGACAACAGGCTCTCCAAAAAACACAGGAGGTCCTCCAAGGAAGACAGGAGGCCCTCCAAGGAAGACAGGAGGCCCTCCAAGGAAGAGTGGAGGCCCTCCAAGGAAGACAGGACGCCCTCCGAGGAAGTCGGGACGCCCTCCCAGGAAGACGGGACACCTTCCCTGGAAGACAGGATGCCCTCCAAGGAAGAACGGACGCCCTCGAAGGAAGACAACAGTCTCTCCAAAAAACACGAGAGGCCCTCCAAGGAAGACGGGAGACTGTCCAAGGAAGACGAGAGGCTCTCCAAAGAAGACTGAGGCCCTCCAAGAAGACGAGAGACCCTCCAAGACGGGAGGCCCTGCAAGGAAGACGGGAGGCTCTCCAAGGAAGACCAAACGCTCTCCAAGGAAGACGGGAGGCCCTCCAGGGAAGATTGGAAGCCCTCCAAGGAAGACGGGAGACCCTCTAAGGAAGAAAGGAGCCCTCCTCAGAAAGATGGGAGGCCCTTCCTGGAAGACGGGAGCCccaccaaggaagaaagaaggcCCTCCAAAGAAGACGGGAGGCCCTCCAAGGAAGACGGAAGGGGCTGCAGGGGTGATAGGACACCCTCCTGGGATGATGGGATGCCCTCCAGGAGAGACTGGAGGCCCTCCAAGAAAGATGGAGGCCCTCCAAGGGAGACGGGATGCCCTCCAAGGAAGACAGGAGGTTCTCCAAGAAAGAAGGGAGGCCCTCCAAGGAGGACGGGACGCCCTCGAAGGAAGACGGGACACCCTCCAAAGAAGATTTGAGGCCCTCCAGGTAGAGGGGAGGCTCTCCAAGGAAGACGAGAGGCCCTCCAAGGAAGACGAGAGGCCCTCCAGGGAAGACGGGAGGCCCTCAGGGAAGACAGGAGGCCCTCCAGGGAAGGCGGGAGGTCCTCCACGGAAGACAGGAGGCCCTCCAGGGAAGACGGGAGGCCctcctgggaagaaaggaagCCCTCCAAGGAAGATGGGAGGACCTCCAAGGAAGACGGGAGGCCTTCCTTGGAAGACGGGAGGCCCTCCAAAGAAGACGGGAGGCCCTCCAAGGGTGATGGGACGGCATACCGGAATGATGGGACGCCATACCAGGATGATGGGACACCCTCCAGGGAAGACGGGAGGCCCTCCAAGGAAGACCAGA